The following proteins are co-located in the Xyrauchen texanus isolate HMW12.3.18 chromosome 41, RBS_HiC_50CHRs, whole genome shotgun sequence genome:
- the LOC127634504 gene encoding probable G-protein coupled receptor 141, giving the protein MMYNTTVAVNTSYTEMPTTISSPQLNAPYKITLIIIYSIVLLVGIMGLTLMMSLLKTNIRSLTTIAFLNLMVAHFLFLLTVPFRIYYYVSETWGLHHGICKVVSAMIHIHMYMVFTIYAIILTFRFLHYYKKTQRTEFYRRLHAVCASAVMWSVLLLIMLPTVLSQYGSKNEDNAQCFKFEKELENKSIYALNMIVSITIVLVSFVQTCIQMIILHAMIQKYGPASRSQQEFLVQLKNLCFVLIMLTCLVPYQLFRLHYLKHVKDLNKINEVFLAITALTCFDMLTFTGRGVWRVCC; this is encoded by the coding sequence ATGATGTACAACACAACAGTGGCAGTCAATACCAGCTATACAGAGATGCCTACAACTATATCATCCCCCCAACTCAACGCACCCTACAAGATTACTTTGATCATCATATATAGTATTGTGCTTCTGGTGGGCATCATGGGCTTAACCCTCATGATGAGCTTATTAAAAACCAACATTCGCTCATTAACCACCATCGCCTTTCTCAACCTGATGGTGGCGCACTTTCTATTTCTGCTCACCGTGCCGTTCAGAATCTACTATTACGTATCCGAAACTTGGGGGCTACACCATGGCATCTGTAAAGTAGTCAGTGCCATGATCCACATCCACATGTACATGGTGTTTACAATCTATGCCATCATTCTTACCTTCCGTTTCTTGCATTATTACAAGAAGACTCAGCGGACGGAGTTCTATCGGCGGCTGCATGCGGTGTGCGCGAGCGCCGTCATGTGGTCTGTGCTGTTACTCATCATGCTGCCGACCGTGCTGTCTCAATACGGCAGCAAGAATGAAGACAATGCCCAGTGCTTCAAATTTGAGAAAGAGTTAGAGAACAAAAGTATCTATGCTCTGAACATGATTGTGTCTATTACTATTGTTCTTGTGTCATTCGTTCAGACCTGCATTCAGATGATCATTCTGCACGCAATGATACAGAAGTACGGACCCGCCAGTCGCTCCCAGCAGGAATTTTTGGTCCAATTGAAGAACCTCTGCTTTGTACTTATCATGCTCACCTGCCTGGTGCCATATCAACTGTTTCGGCTGCACTACCTGAAACACGTTAAGGACCTTAATAAGATAAACGAGGTGTTCCTGGCCATCACAGCGCTCACCTGTTTCGACATGCTGACATTCACTGGGAGAGGGGTGTGGCGGGTGTGCTGTTGA